Proteins found in one Synechococcus sp. LA31 genomic segment:
- the guaA gene encoding glutamine-hydrolyzing GMP synthase codes for MSNVNPTAIGETDRHPAIVILDFGSQYSELIARRVRETEVYSLVMGYATTAEELKAINPRGIILSGGPSSVYAEHAPLCDPEIWKLGIPVLGVCYGMQLMVQQLGGSVVAAGRAEYGKAPLFVDDPTDLLTNVDEGSTMWMSHGDSVERLPDGFVRLAHTDNTPEAAVADHARRLYGVQFHPEVVHSQCGMALLRNFVYHICGCAPDWTTDAFIDEAVADVRRQVGDKRVLLALSGGVDSSTLAFLLHKAIGDQLTCMFIDQGFMRKGEPEFLVEFFDRRFHINVEYINARERFINKLAGVTDPEEKRKLIGTEFIRVFEEESKRLGPFDYLAQGTLYPDVIESAGTNVDPKTGERVAVKIKSHHNVGGLPKDLQFKLVEPLRKLFKDEVRKVGRSLGLPEEIVGRHPFPGPGLAIRILGEVTSDKLNILRDADLIVREEIKIAGLYHDIWQAFAVLLPVRSVGVMGDKRTYAFPVVLRCVSSEDGMTADWSRLPYDLLETISNRIVNEVKGVNRVVLDITSKPPGTIEWE; via the coding sequence ATGTCAAACGTGAACCCCACCGCCATCGGCGAAACCGATCGTCACCCGGCGATTGTGATTCTCGATTTCGGATCGCAGTATTCCGAATTGATTGCCCGGCGTGTGCGGGAAACCGAGGTGTATTCCCTGGTGATGGGTTACGCCACCACGGCGGAGGAATTGAAGGCCATCAATCCCAGGGGAATCATCCTCAGTGGAGGCCCCAGTTCGGTCTATGCCGAGCATGCGCCGCTGTGTGACCCCGAAATCTGGAAGTTGGGCATTCCTGTGCTCGGGGTTTGCTACGGCATGCAGCTGATGGTGCAGCAGCTGGGCGGCTCCGTGGTGGCAGCTGGCCGCGCTGAATATGGCAAAGCACCGCTGTTTGTTGACGACCCTACGGATCTGCTCACCAACGTGGATGAGGGATCCACGATGTGGATGAGCCATGGTGATTCGGTAGAGCGTTTGCCGGATGGCTTTGTGCGTTTGGCCCATACCGACAACACGCCTGAAGCCGCCGTGGCGGATCACGCGCGCAGGCTCTACGGCGTCCAGTTCCACCCGGAGGTGGTGCATTCGCAGTGCGGCATGGCCCTGCTGCGCAATTTCGTTTATCACATCTGTGGGTGTGCGCCCGATTGGACCACAGACGCTTTCATTGATGAGGCGGTGGCTGATGTGCGCCGCCAGGTGGGTGACAAGCGTGTGCTCCTGGCTCTTTCCGGTGGCGTGGATTCCTCCACACTTGCCTTTCTGCTGCACAAAGCGATCGGTGATCAGCTCACGTGCATGTTTATCGACCAGGGCTTCATGCGTAAAGGTGAGCCCGAATTCTTGGTGGAGTTTTTTGATCGGCGCTTCCACATCAATGTGGAATACATCAATGCTCGCGAACGCTTTATCAACAAGCTTGCTGGTGTCACCGATCCTGAGGAGAAGCGCAAGCTGATCGGCACTGAATTCATCCGTGTGTTTGAAGAGGAGAGCAAGCGGCTTGGTCCCTTCGATTACCTCGCTCAGGGCACCCTTTATCCCGATGTGATCGAGAGCGCTGGCACCAACGTGGATCCCAAAACGGGTGAGCGGGTGGCGGTGAAGATCAAGAGCCACCACAACGTGGGTGGCTTGCCCAAGGATCTGCAGTTCAAGTTGGTGGAGCCGCTGCGCAAGTTGTTCAAAGACGAGGTGCGCAAGGTGGGCCGCAGCCTTGGCCTGCCGGAGGAGATCGTGGGGCGCCATCCTTTCCCCGGTCCAGGCCTGGCGATTCGCATCCTCGGCGAGGTCACCAGCGACAAACTCAATATCCTTCGCGATGCCGACTTGATCGTGCGCGAAGAAATCAAGATTGCTGGCCTCTATCACGACATCTGGCAGGCCTTTGCCGTGCTGCTGCCCGTGCGCAGCGTTGGTGTGATGGGTGATAAGCGCACCTATGCCTTCCCGGTGGTGCTGCGCTGCGTCTCCAGCGAAGACGGCATGACCGCCGATTGGTCGCGCCTCCCCTACGACCTGCTGGAAACGATTTCCAATCGGATCGTGAACGAGGTGAAGGGTGTGAACCGGGTGGTGCTCGACATCACCAGCAAGCCCCCCGGCACGATTGAGTGGGAGTGA
- the mrdA gene encoding penicillin-binding protein 2 translates to MALASGGHRHSGMQQQPAILLGLVVLFAAAMVGRLGWLQLLHGQENRARADENRIRLLARSPVRGRILDRHGQVLVSSRLTYSLYLQPKLVNDQSWPALRVRLSQLMGLPEAQLDQKRREGPGTQRFRIELASELTPQQVLRFREQSNSLIGAEVDLDVLRSYPHGSLGAHALGYTQPITEQEYKTLAKKGYQIRDRIGRIGLEAAFESHLRGAWGGQMVEVNAMGEIQRILGDRPSKAGKDLLTTLDLDLQRAAEQVLKDKPGGAIVALNPANGAILALASRPTFDPNFFSKSVTTQKEYDALFNSPVKPLLSRAMSAYDPGSTWKAVTAMAGMESGKFPPSTKLVTRGCITYGGHCFPDHNGTGFGTIGYEDALSFSSNTFFYQIGVGVGSIALHNAALSLGFTKPTGIEIGYEESRGLVGNERWAAQGRGWAQPGSTPWIPEDMASMSIGQSVVQITPLQLARAYAVFANGGYLITPHLVDQGLDWTDPPRRTKVAIKPSTLATVARGLRKVVSNGTGAGMNVPNLPPVAGKTGTAEDSTGGPDHAWFACFAPYPNGEIVVVAFAQNTPGGGSVHALPMARKVLEVWNQLRKS, encoded by the coding sequence ATGGCACTGGCCTCCGGCGGACACCGGCACTCGGGCATGCAGCAACAGCCGGCCATCCTGCTGGGGCTGGTGGTGCTGTTCGCTGCGGCGATGGTGGGCCGGCTGGGCTGGTTGCAGCTGCTGCACGGGCAGGAGAACAGGGCCCGTGCCGATGAAAACCGCATTCGCTTGCTGGCTCGCAGCCCGGTGCGCGGCCGGATCCTGGATCGCCATGGTCAGGTGCTGGTCTCGAGCCGGCTGACCTACAGCCTCTACCTCCAGCCGAAGCTGGTGAACGACCAGAGCTGGCCTGCTCTGCGGGTACGGCTCAGTCAGCTGATGGGTTTACCGGAAGCCCAGTTGGATCAGAAGCGGCGCGAGGGGCCTGGCACCCAGCGCTTTCGCATCGAGCTCGCTAGCGAACTCACCCCCCAGCAGGTGCTGCGCTTCCGCGAGCAGAGCAACAGCCTGATCGGGGCTGAGGTGGATCTGGATGTGCTGCGCAGCTATCCGCACGGCTCTTTGGGAGCCCATGCCCTGGGCTACACCCAGCCGATCACCGAGCAGGAATACAAAACCCTGGCGAAGAAGGGCTATCAGATCCGCGATCGCATCGGCCGCATTGGCCTGGAAGCGGCTTTTGAATCCCACCTGCGCGGGGCCTGGGGCGGCCAGATGGTGGAGGTGAACGCCATGGGTGAGATCCAGCGGATCCTGGGCGACCGGCCTTCCAAGGCCGGCAAGGATCTGCTCACCACCCTCGACCTCGACCTGCAGCGCGCCGCAGAGCAGGTGCTGAAAGACAAACCCGGTGGCGCGATCGTGGCCCTTAACCCGGCCAATGGCGCGATTCTGGCCCTGGCTAGCCGGCCTACCTTCGATCCCAACTTCTTCTCCAAGAGCGTCACCACGCAGAAGGAGTACGACGCTCTGTTCAATTCACCGGTGAAGCCGCTGCTCAGCCGAGCGATGAGCGCCTACGACCCGGGCAGCACCTGGAAGGCCGTCACGGCCATGGCGGGCATGGAGAGCGGCAAGTTTCCCCCCAGCACCAAGCTGGTGACGCGGGGATGCATCACCTACGGCGGACATTGCTTCCCGGATCACAACGGAACTGGCTTCGGAACGATCGGCTACGAGGACGCCCTCAGCTTTTCGAGCAACACCTTCTTTTATCAAATCGGTGTGGGCGTGGGTTCGATCGCGCTGCACAACGCGGCCCTCAGCCTTGGGTTCACCAAACCCACTGGGATTGAGATCGGCTACGAGGAAAGTCGAGGTCTGGTGGGCAACGAGCGCTGGGCGGCCCAGGGCCGTGGTTGGGCCCAGCCCGGCAGCACGCCCTGGATTCCCGAAGACATGGCCAGCATGTCGATCGGGCAGTCAGTGGTGCAGATCACGCCGCTGCAGCTGGCCCGGGCCTATGCGGTGTTCGCCAATGGCGGCTATCTGATTACGCCCCATCTGGTGGATCAGGGGTTGGATTGGACGGACCCTCCCCGCCGCACCAAGGTGGCCATCAAGCCCAGCACGCTGGCCACCGTGGCCCGCGGCCTGCGCAAGGTGGTGTCCAATGGCACAGGTGCTGGCATGAATGTGCCCAACCTGCCACCGGTGGCCGGTAAGACCGGCACCGCCGAAGACAGCACCGGCGGGCCCGACCATGCCTGGTTTGCTTGCTTTGCCCCCTACCCCAATGGAGAGATTGTGGTGGTGGCCTTTGCACAAAACACACCGGGTGGTGGTTCGGTGCATGCCCTGCCGATGGCGCGGAAGGTGCTGGAGGTGTGGAATCAGCTGCGCAAGAGCTGA